In a genomic window of Pseudomonas putida:
- the dusA gene encoding tRNA dihydrouridine(20/20a) synthase DusA has product MVQKSATSPVNSSSTLSRRFSVAPMMDWTDRHCRYFLRLLSKNALLYTEMVTTGALLNGDHDRFLRHDEAEHPLALQLGGSVPLDLAACARMAQEHGYDEVNLNVGCPSDRVQNNMIGAVLMGHPQLVADCVKAMRDAVSIPVTVKHRIGINGRDSYEQLCDFVGTVREAGCTSFTVHARIAILEGLSPKENREIPPLQYDVAARLKADFPELEIILNGGIKTLEACHEHLQTFDGVMLGREAYHNPYVMAEVDQQLFGSTAPVISRAEALAQLRPYIAAHLETGGAMHHITRHVLGLGTGFPGARKFRQLLSVDIHKTKEPLALLDQAGALLEGR; this is encoded by the coding sequence ATGGTACAGAAATCAGCTACATCCCCAGTAAATTCAAGCTCTACGCTGTCTCGGCGGTTTTCCGTTGCACCTATGATGGATTGGACGGACCGCCACTGCCGCTACTTCCTGCGTCTGCTATCAAAAAACGCCCTGCTCTACACCGAAATGGTCACCACCGGCGCTCTGCTCAACGGCGATCACGACCGTTTCCTGCGCCACGACGAGGCCGAGCATCCGCTGGCGTTGCAGTTGGGTGGCAGTGTGCCGTTGGACCTGGCCGCTTGTGCGCGCATGGCGCAAGAGCATGGTTATGACGAGGTGAATCTGAATGTCGGCTGCCCGAGTGATCGGGTGCAGAACAATATGATTGGTGCGGTGTTGATGGGGCATCCGCAGTTGGTGGCCGATTGTGTGAAGGCGATGCGCGATGCGGTGTCGATTCCGGTGACGGTCAAGCATCGCATCGGGATCAATGGGCGCGACAGTTATGAACAACTGTGCGATTTCGTCGGCACGGTTCGTGAGGCCGGGTGCACGAGTTTTACCGTGCATGCGCGGATTGCGATTCTTGAGGGGTTATCGCCGAAGGAGAACCGCGAGATTCCACCGCTGCAATATGACGTGGCGGCGCGGTTGAAGGCGGATTTCCCGGAGTTGGAGATCATCCTCAACGGTGGGATCAAGACGCTGGAGGCGTGCCACGAGCATTTGCAGACGTTCGACGGTGTGATGCTGGGGCGCGAGGCGTATCACAATCCTTATGTGATGGCCGAGGTGGATCAGCAGTTGTTCGGCAGTACGGCGCCGGTGATCAGCCGCGCCGAGGCGCTGGCGCAGTTGCGTCCTTATATAGCGGCGCATCTCGAAACCGGTGGTGCGATGCACCACATCACGCGGCATGTGCTGGGGCTCGGTACCGGGTTCCCGGGGGCGCGCAAGTTTCGGCAGTTGTTGTCGGTGGATATCCACAAGACCAAGGAGCCGCTGGCGTTGCTGGATCAGGCGGGGGCGTTGCTTGAGGGGCGTTGA
- a CDS encoding site-specific integrase gives MATIRARKRTDGSISYTAQIRLFRDGAQVYQESQTFARKQAAQAWVRKRETELDQPGAIERANRKGATIKEMIDRYLVEMEKVRPLGKTKLATLKAISESYLGKLNDQDINSQQLVEYALWRMGKEGGSVQPQTAGNDLAHLGAVLSIARPAWGYEVNPHAMADARKVLKKLGYNMKSRERDRRPTLEELDKLLTHFRAIQSRRPTSINMLKLTGFALFSTRRQEEITRILWTDLDEDGRRVLVRDMKNPGQKIGNDVWCHLPPEAWDILQTMPKSLPEIFPYSAESVSTSWTRACKIVGIEDLHFHDLRHEGVSRLFEMDWDIPRVASVSGHRDWNSMRRYTHLRGRGDIYGNWKWLEKVLQAPVILGARTLK, from the coding sequence ATGGCCACGATCAGAGCACGGAAACGCACCGACGGCAGCATCAGTTACACGGCACAGATACGCCTGTTTCGCGACGGAGCGCAAGTTTACCAAGAGAGCCAGACCTTCGCCCGAAAACAGGCTGCCCAGGCCTGGGTGCGAAAGCGCGAGACCGAACTGGACCAGCCTGGCGCCATCGAGCGGGCAAACCGCAAAGGCGCCACTATCAAGGAAATGATCGACCGTTATCTGGTCGAAATGGAAAAAGTGCGTCCATTGGGCAAAACCAAACTGGCCACGCTCAAGGCAATCAGCGAGTCGTACCTGGGCAAGCTCAACGACCAGGACATCAACAGTCAGCAGTTGGTCGAGTATGCACTGTGGCGCATGGGCAAAGAGGGCGGAAGCGTCCAACCCCAGACGGCCGGTAACGATCTGGCCCATCTCGGCGCAGTACTTTCTATCGCCCGGCCGGCATGGGGGTATGAAGTTAATCCTCACGCAATGGCGGACGCCCGTAAGGTGCTGAAGAAGCTCGGCTATAACATGAAAAGCCGGGAGCGTGATCGGCGGCCTACCCTGGAAGAGTTGGACAAACTCCTGACGCACTTTCGGGCGATTCAATCTCGCCGTCCTACTTCGATCAATATGCTCAAGCTGACCGGGTTTGCATTGTTCTCGACCCGTCGTCAGGAAGAAATCACGCGGATTTTGTGGACGGATCTGGACGAAGACGGCCGACGGGTGTTGGTGCGCGACATGAAGAATCCCGGTCAAAAGATCGGTAACGATGTGTGGTGTCATCTCCCACCCGAGGCTTGGGACATTCTTCAAACAATGCCGAAATCACTGCCGGAGATTTTTCCGTATAGCGCTGAATCAGTGTCGACGTCCTGGACCAGGGCTTGCAAGATTGTGGGCATCGAGGATCTGCATTTCCATGACTTGCGCCATGAAGGGGTCAGTCGACTGTTTGAGATGGATTGGGATATTCCGCGAGTCGCCAGCGTGTCGGGGCATAGGGACTGGAACTCGATGCGCCGTTACACGCATTTACGCGGTCGTGGCGACATTTATGGGAATTGGAAGTGGCTGGAGAAAGTCCTGCAGGCGCCCGTTATATTGGGCGCCCGGACATTGAAGTAA
- a CDS encoding pyocin activator PrtN family protein: MKTLFVLLAQYDGQAIIPLARVCNDYFTHLTTDMFQRKVLAGQIKIPITRLEPSQKSAKGIHVSDLAEYLDAQRAAAIQESNQLNSAPRGS; encoded by the coding sequence ATGAAAACCCTTTTTGTGCTGCTTGCTCAGTACGACGGGCAGGCCATTATCCCGTTGGCGCGTGTCTGCAACGACTATTTCACGCACCTCACCACCGATATGTTCCAACGCAAAGTGCTAGCTGGGCAGATAAAAATCCCAATTACTCGATTGGAACCCAGCCAAAAGAGTGCAAAAGGAATCCACGTGTCGGACCTCGCTGAATACCTCGACGCACAACGCGCAGCAGCCATTCAAGAGAGCAACCAGTTGAACAGCGCCCCTCGAGGAAGCTGA
- a CDS encoding toprim domain-containing protein: protein MDHQLRADVLQRLEADFGLQHMAGTQYMRKGTCPQCNQRRLFSRYDEPWFIRCGREQKCRYMEPVKELYSDLFDDWSKRAPATDDQPAASAKAYLTFARGFDISQIEGWYSQEHYFDRDLNIGSATVRFPLDKGGYWERLIDKPNRFGKKKARFKPGESYKGFWWVPPCVDLLQVDELWIVEGIFDAIALVQNGIPAVAALSSNAYPEESLKALITARAGKTPKLIWALDNEPGAHKYTRMWVRQARDLGFTCEAAQIPQPDSRKVDWNDLHQRWAFMDDVEARTQRIDKELDEAKHHGALLIAESAVEKALLMYQWREREEFHFGFDSRLYWWKLDISKFNSAMQALDASDNHEDQQLNDKGRRAKALRMSGCVVEIANCYPKALYFQRNEITDESWYFFRVDFPHDGGSVKNTFTGGQVAAASEFKKRLLGMGAGAVFTGSGQQLDKIMKDQLFGIKTVQTIDYVGYSREYGCYVFNDIAVKEGQLITINEEEFFEMGKLKLKSLQKGVKIALQKDAKDYDQRWLDLLWQCFGAQGTVALTFWFGSLFAEQIRARYQSFPFLEATGEAGAGKTTLLTLLWKLLGREGYEGFDPSKSTKAGRSRLMGQISGMPVVLLESDRSGDDRAHAKTFEWDELKDYYGGGTLATKGVKTAGNETYEPPFRATIAISQNAPVVASEAIMTRIVKLHFVRPTVTAESRAAADLLNSLEGSKLSNFLLQAVRKESDVMELFAQRMPGYEAKLRTLHSHCFGCETPFKDEQNACGHCGNNLRGYIRVERINKNHAQLLALLDCLRLIVPLSDAQISHTRTQIIRMAIERQASISSDHPVVAEFWEVYEYLEGLDADGPVVNHSKKDHTIAINLNDFVKCAAEHRQKVADISELRDRLKDSRSRKLIETNKATDSAVRAHQAKYSNAVMTKQPIVKCWIFSA, encoded by the coding sequence ATGGACCACCAGTTGCGCGCCGATGTGCTGCAGCGCCTTGAGGCCGATTTTGGCCTGCAACACATGGCTGGCACCCAGTACATGCGCAAAGGCACCTGCCCGCAGTGCAACCAGCGGCGGCTGTTTTCCCGCTACGACGAGCCGTGGTTCATCCGCTGCGGCCGTGAGCAGAAGTGCCGCTACATGGAGCCGGTGAAAGAGCTGTACAGCGACCTGTTCGACGACTGGAGCAAGCGCGCACCGGCCACCGACGACCAACCTGCTGCCAGTGCCAAGGCCTATTTGACCTTCGCCCGCGGCTTCGACATTAGCCAGATTGAAGGCTGGTATTCCCAAGAGCATTACTTTGATCGGGATCTGAACATCGGCTCGGCAACTGTTCGCTTTCCACTCGATAAAGGTGGCTACTGGGAACGCCTCATCGACAAACCGAACCGCTTCGGCAAGAAAAAGGCGCGTTTCAAACCCGGCGAAAGCTACAAGGGTTTCTGGTGGGTACCGCCTTGCGTTGACCTGCTGCAGGTCGACGAACTTTGGATTGTCGAAGGAATTTTCGACGCCATTGCCCTGGTGCAAAACGGTATTCCTGCCGTTGCCGCGCTTTCCTCGAACGCCTATCCAGAGGAATCGCTGAAAGCCCTGATCACCGCCCGCGCCGGTAAAACGCCAAAACTGATTTGGGCCCTGGACAACGAACCAGGTGCTCACAAATACACCCGCATGTGGGTCCGCCAGGCGCGTGACCTTGGCTTCACTTGCGAGGCTGCACAGATCCCTCAACCCGACTCGCGCAAAGTCGACTGGAACGATCTGCACCAGCGTTGGGCTTTCATGGACGATGTCGAAGCCCGTACCCAACGGATCGACAAGGAGCTCGACGAGGCCAAGCATCACGGCGCGCTGCTGATCGCAGAAAGCGCCGTCGAGAAGGCCTTGCTCATGTACCAGTGGCGCGAGCGCGAAGAGTTTCACTTCGGCTTCGACTCCCGCCTGTACTGGTGGAAGTTGGACATCTCGAAGTTCAACAGCGCGATGCAGGCACTGGATGCCAGCGACAACCATGAAGACCAACAGCTCAATGACAAAGGGCGTCGCGCCAAAGCGCTGCGCATGTCCGGCTGCGTGGTCGAGATCGCCAACTGCTACCCCAAGGCTCTGTACTTCCAGCGCAACGAGATTACCGACGAGTCCTGGTACTTCTTCCGCGTCGATTTCCCCCATGACGGCGGCTCGGTGAAAAACACCTTCACCGGTGGCCAGGTCGCGGCTGCCAGCGAATTCAAGAAAAGACTTCTCGGCATGGGTGCCGGAGCCGTGTTCACCGGTAGTGGGCAACAGTTGGACAAAATCATGAAAGACCAGCTTTTCGGTATCAAAACCGTGCAAACCATCGACTATGTGGGCTACAGCCGGGAGTACGGCTGCTACGTGTTCAACGACATCGCCGTTAAGGAAGGGCAGCTCATCACCATCAACGAAGAGGAGTTCTTCGAGATGGGCAAGCTGAAACTCAAGAGTCTGCAAAAAGGCGTGAAGATCGCCCTGCAGAAGGATGCCAAGGATTACGACCAGCGCTGGCTGGACTTGCTCTGGCAGTGCTTCGGCGCCCAGGGCACCGTGGCGCTGACCTTCTGGTTTGGCTCGCTGTTCGCCGAGCAGATCCGGGCCCGGTACCAGTCCTTTCCTTTCCTGGAAGCCACGGGCGAAGCCGGGGCCGGTAAAACCACCCTGCTCACCCTGCTGTGGAAACTGCTCGGCCGCGAAGGATACGAAGGTTTCGACCCGTCCAAGTCCACCAAGGCCGGCCGTAGCCGCCTGATGGGTCAAATCTCCGGCATGCCCGTCGTGCTGCTGGAGTCGGATCGCAGCGGCGACGACAGGGCCCATGCCAAAACCTTCGAATGGGACGAACTCAAGGACTACTACGGCGGCGGCACACTGGCGACCAAGGGCGTCAAAACCGCCGGCAACGAGACCTACGAGCCACCGTTTCGCGCCACCATTGCCATCAGCCAGAACGCCCCGGTGGTCGCGTCCGAAGCGATCATGACCCGGATTGTGAAACTGCACTTTGTGCGACCGACCGTGACGGCGGAAAGCCGTGCGGCAGCGGATCTGCTCAACTCACTGGAAGGCTCAAAACTCAGCAACTTCCTGCTGCAGGCGGTGCGCAAAGAGTCGGACGTGATGGAGCTTTTCGCTCAACGCATGCCTGGCTACGAGGCAAAACTGCGCACTCTGCACAGCCACTGCTTTGGCTGCGAAACGCCGTTCAAAGATGAACAGAACGCCTGTGGCCATTGCGGTAACAACTTGCGCGGCTATATCCGTGTGGAGCGGATCAACAAGAACCACGCCCAACTGCTCGCCCTACTCGATTGTCTACGTCTGATCGTTCCCCTCAGCGATGCACAAATCAGCCACACCCGAACCCAAATCATCCGGATGGCCATCGAGCGACAAGCCTCGATCAGTTCCGACCACCCAGTCGTGGCCGAATTCTGGGAAGTCTACGAATACCTCGAAGGCCTGGACGCTGACGGCCCGGTGGTGAACCACAGCAAGAAAGACCACACCATCGCCATCAACCTCAACGATTTCGTCAAGTGCGCGGCCGAGCACCGTCAGAAGGTCGCGGACATTAGCGAGCTGCGCGATCGCCTCAAGGACTCCCGCTCCCGGAAGCTGATCGAAACGAACAAGGCGACCGATAGCGCGGTACGTGCCCACCAGGCGAAGTACTCCAATGCCGTCATGACCAAGCAACCGATCGTGAAGTGCTGGATTTTCAGCGCCTGA
- a CDS encoding ogr/Delta-like zinc finger family protein has translation MSVYKMVCPHCMSRMRIRTSEGTHIFLRVAYLQCANEACGWSVRAEFEMTHEMSPSGMPNPTVKLPVAPVALRRLAMKSQDDQPDLLDSLDMEVEYA, from the coding sequence GTGAGCGTCTACAAAATGGTCTGCCCCCACTGCATGAGCCGCATGCGTATCCGCACCAGCGAAGGCACCCACATTTTCCTGCGCGTGGCCTACCTGCAATGCGCCAACGAAGCTTGCGGCTGGTCCGTGCGTGCTGAGTTCGAAATGACTCATGAAATGAGCCCGAGCGGCATGCCCAACCCAACCGTCAAGCTGCCCGTAGCCCCTGTTGCATTGCGTCGCCTGGCGATGAAGTCCCAAGACGATCAGCCGGATTTGCTGGACTCACTCGATATGGAGGTTGAATACGCATGA
- a CDS encoding YmfL family putative regulatory protein, protein MKRPVLETRRQVVSAIVCAYPGGRECAAARLGYELKKFDNHLYENAGSRPLSDDQIHMLERDAGTSFFPEYVASLYSGMFVPIANPETLDNIELYSRSVSTAAKRGVVDQIIDKALADGVIEKGEAAAILAAHSKYLSARHAEVLATIQLHSKEADQ, encoded by the coding sequence ATGAAACGCCCAGTGCTAGAAACCAGACGCCAGGTAGTCAGCGCCATTGTGTGTGCTTACCCAGGCGGACGCGAATGCGCCGCAGCGCGCCTCGGCTACGAACTCAAGAAGTTCGATAACCACCTCTACGAAAACGCCGGCAGCCGGCCTTTGAGCGATGACCAGATTCATATGCTCGAACGTGACGCGGGTACTAGCTTTTTCCCCGAATACGTCGCCTCCCTTTACAGCGGCATGTTCGTGCCGATCGCCAATCCAGAAACCCTGGACAACATCGAGTTGTATAGCCGCTCGGTCAGCACTGCCGCCAAGCGTGGTGTGGTCGATCAGATCATCGACAAAGCGTTGGCTGATGGAGTCATCGAGAAAGGCGAAGCCGCTGCAATTCTCGCAGCCCACAGCAAGTATCTGAGCGCTCGCCATGCCGAGGTGTTGGCCACGATTCAACTGCACAGCAAGGAGGCCGACCAGTGA
- a CDS encoding DNA-binding protein, which yields MHVLLTPEQARAALDRRGKSIAEFSREHDLNKNLVSDLLNGRKKGRRGEAHRAAVLLGIKDGEVAQ from the coding sequence ATGCATGTCCTTCTAACCCCCGAGCAAGCCCGTGCAGCTCTAGACCGCCGGGGAAAAAGTATTGCGGAGTTCAGCCGCGAACATGATCTGAACAAAAATTTGGTCAGTGATCTGCTCAACGGACGCAAGAAAGGTCGTCGAGGCGAAGCACATCGGGCAGCAGTGTTGCTCGGGATCAAAGACGGCGAGGTTGCACAGTAG
- a CDS encoding XRE family transcriptional regulator, with protein sequence MNQTDFGIAAGVSRGTQKAYELESSSPDVRYLAALQGMAVDVHFVLTGSRHSIDATSLSEEESLVLEQFRSLPEHDRESVKRLTGALVATMRVKL encoded by the coding sequence ATGAACCAGACCGATTTTGGTATTGCTGCGGGCGTCAGCCGAGGAACTCAAAAGGCATATGAACTTGAGTCAAGCTCGCCCGATGTACGCTATTTGGCAGCTTTGCAGGGCATGGCTGTGGATGTTCACTTTGTCCTCACTGGTAGTCGGCATTCGATTGATGCCACGAGCCTCAGCGAGGAGGAGTCGCTTGTTCTCGAACAGTTTCGGTCTCTCCCCGAGCACGACCGTGAATCGGTAAAACGGCTCACAGGCGCACTCGTAGCGACGATGCGAGTGAAGTTGTGA